TCTTGCTGGTACAGATGGGAAACGAACTGAATTCTGCGTTTCTGGAAAGTTGCTTGCAAAAGACACTTCCAAGAATTGTATGCtgtctgcagcaacatgggtggatctagagattgtcatagtgattgaagtcagagaaagacaacatCTTGTAATCCCTCTATATGTGGGGTCTTAGAAAATGGCACAGATGaacgtatttacaaaacagcaaGAGAGGCACAGATGTAGAAATCAAACTTCTTGTTACTGAGGGGaaaaagggaagggataaatagggagattggaattgacataaaCACACTGTTATACACAAaatagggggcttcccaagtggtgctagtcataaagaatacagtccagagggtcacaaacagcctgatatgactgaagcaacttagcatgcatgcatgcaaaaatTAGGTAACCAGTAAGGATTtaatatatagcacagagaattcaaCTCAATACTCTGGAGTGACctatatgtgaaaagaatctaAGGAAGAGTGGATGTATACATatctataactgattcactttactgtacacccaaaactaacacaacattgtaaagcaactgctgCTGGTTAGCCACTCGGTTatctccagctctgtgtgaccccatgggctgcagcttgccagactcctctctccatgggatttcccaggcaagagtcctaggatgggttgccatttctttgacggctgctgctactgctgctaagttgcatcagtcgtgtccaactctgtgcgaccccatagacggcagcccaccaggctgccccgcccctgggattctccaggcaagaatactggagtgggttgccatttccttctccaatgcatgaaagtggaaagtgaaagtgaagtcgctcagtcatgtccaaccctcagcaaccacatggactgcagccttccaggctcctccgtccatgggattttccaggcaagagtactggtgtggggtgccattgccttctctgatttctttgaCTACACGCCAGTAaaagttaattttgaaaaaaaagcaaatatggttgtatacatttcaaaaaaatagcaaagattGAAAAAGTAAACATGCTAATTTTCATAAAAGACATtttcctaatatttatttaaaaatcaattaaattgaGGATTGGCTAGGTGAGGTTGAATGAATATTACGGTAAAACGGGAAATCCACAAGTACTGCTCACATCACCTCTATTTACCTAATAATTTCTCCAGTCCACTTCGTTGTATAGACTGAACCCACCCTTAACTCATGTAGTTTGAAATATTACAAATAATCTCAGTGGTGGAGGTATCGTACAGTGTTTTATGTCccttcccaatggctcagcagtaaagaatctccttgcaatgcaggagaccaaggtttgattcgtgggtagggaagatcccctgaagaagaaaatggcaacccactccaggattcttgcctggagaattcaatggacagaggagcctggtgggctacagtccatggggtcacaaagagtcagacgcaactaagtgactgatactttcactttcatatataaatatatatatgtatatatatatatgtatatgtatatatgtatacacacacacacacacatatatacttaatacatacaaaatagaacaaaatagaagcttattctttttttttttatttattttattttattttattttttttttttatggccctAAAAAGGGCCTTTGAGATTGTCGTCACACACAGCACAGGGGCAGCAGCTCAACCTCCGAAGCCGTAGAGGGTGCGTCCCTGCCGCTTTAGCGCGTAGCCCACGTCCATGGCAGTGACCGTCTTCCGCTTGGCGTGCTCTGTGTAGGTGACCGCGTCCCGAATAACATTCTCCAGAAACACCTTCAACACGCCTCGGGTCTCCTCGTAAATGAGGCCGGAAATGCGTTTGACTCCCCCACGCCGAGCAAGGCGCCGAATGGCGGGCTTGGTGATGCCTTGGATGTTATCTCTCAAGACTTTGCGGTGGCGCTTGGCACCACCCTTGCCTAAGCCTTTGCCGCCTTTTCCTcttccagacatgactgagctggtCAGGAAACCTCTGATCAGAAGCTTATTCTTATCTGAAGAAATTGTAGCTTCTTTATTTAGgacattcatatttatttatgtattttcaattCCTATTGAAGTATCATTTATTTGCAGTACCGTGCTACTTTCTGTTGCACAACAAAGTTAAtcagttatttatatacatacatatatatgtatatacatatatatatacacttgatgaaagtgaaagaggagagtgaaaaagttggcttaaagctcaacattcagaaaactaagatcatggcatctggccccatcacttcatgggaagtagatggggcaacagtggaaacagtggctgcctttatttttctgggctccaaaatcactgcagatggtgactgcagccatgagattaaaagacgcttattccttggaaggaaagttatgaccagcgtagacagcatattgaaaagcagagacattactttgtcaacaaaggtttgtctaatcaaggctatggttttttcaatggtcatgtatggatgtgagagttggactgtgaagaaagctgagcactgaagaattgatgcttttgaattgtggtgttggagaagactcttgagagtcccttggacagtaaggagatccaaccagtccatcctaaaggatatcagtcctgaatattcattggagggactgatgttgaagctgaacgtccagtactttggccacctgatgcaaagagctaactcatttgaaaagaccctgatactgggaaagattgagggcaggaggagaaggggatgacaaaggatgagatggatggattgtatcaccgactcaatggacatgggtttgggtaaactctgggagttggtgatgaacagggaggcttggcatgctgagatttattgggtcacaaagagtcagacatgactgagcaagtgaactgaactgatacactctttttagattcttttccaatataggtcATTAgaaagtattgagtagagttccctgtgctacacaataggtccttattagttatctattttaaatatagtagtatatatcaattccaatctcccaatttatttaATGCCAATTACATGGAATTACTTTTCCAGTCCACATTATTGTTGAAAATGTGTTAAGGAAtctgtatataatattttagtgAGCtgtatgcatataaatatagtcatccacaaaaatataatatttactatACCTGAAAAATATGAGGACTTTGAAACTGAAACCCAAGCCAATAATCTGTAGAGAGTTCATGGTCTAGTGTAGGGACTGGATAAGCCTCCTTCCTAAATTGTAGCGGTCTGGTTTCTGAGCAATCACCCACTGATAAGCACAGAGAATTCAGGGTAAAACAAAAAGTGTGAGGGGGGAATAATTGTATAGCACTGTGGCACGGCTTGATAATTATAAACCTTTTTTACAATGTGATGCTGTTTTAGGAAAAAGTATATATCATAGAGCCTAACAGCCTTTCCATTTTAGCGTTCAACCTCTCTAATACTGAGCAGGTTACCAGGTCACAATTCTGTGATATTCAAATAAATTTTGTAAGCAGCTGGGGAATAGTTCATTCTTGGTTGCTCGTATAGTTGATGggatccatttatgattaaaaatagaGGATAATACATTATTTTGATTTAGTAGTCATGGGTTTAAAGTGCCTGATTTATTGTAGTGTTTTAGACCCGCAGAATAACCTCTCTTGATTTTCCTTAAATCTCCtcccagaggaaaagaaatttaGTAAGAGTTGGAAGTGGACATTGGCCCTGGAGAGAGGCTTCTGTTTTCCAGGATGTTAGCCTGATGCCAGACTCTGCTAACCTGGGTGGTCAGTTTAATGTGGACATTTTTCTAAGGAAGTCGACCGAAGCCACTAAACATATTTGCTCCATGAGCTAAACCACAATAAAACAGAGGTCTCCTGTGTACAGCTTTCCTCACTCTTTGAATACAgttcattcttattttatttccatcAGAAACAAATGCCCTTCAGAAAATTTCTCTTTGAAGTTTAAATGCAGTTGTGTAAGTATGTGAGTGCATGTGTATCCAAATGCAATTACATGCAAGCATCTGATTCAATGATGAAATGACCATTTCTTTAGGACTGTGAAGAGTCTTTCGAGAGTAGAAGCATTCCAAACCCCTAGATCCCAGCTGGGTGATCTATCATCGCCCACCTATAGTAAATGTGAATGCatgaagtggggaaaaaaatatcatgTCAAAAATGAATAATCATTAGATTCATAGACAGATAAAACTGTTCTagattttatttggaaacaagGGTTTAGTTTTTATGGCTTTCTGTCAGTTTCTGCTATTCAACATCATTTGAGAGATTACAGAATCCTGTCTTTCctgtttctgcatttttcttctttcactgaTATTAATCCCTGTCACCCATCAAAAGAGAAAGGACTCCTGAGTGCCAGCCCAGGAACCAGACAAGTCACACGGTTGGAAGGCTGCAGCCTTGATCCACTGGttagtctctgcttttgtattATCGAA
This genomic window from Bos indicus x Bos taurus breed Angus x Brahman F1 hybrid chromosome 12, Bos_hybrid_MaternalHap_v2.0, whole genome shotgun sequence contains:
- the LOC113902148 gene encoding histone H4-like, which gives rise to MSGRGKGGKGLGKGGAKRHRKVLRDNIQGITKPAIRRLARRGGVKRISGLIYEETRGVLKVFLENVIRDAVTYTEHAKRKTVTAMDVGYALKRQGRTLYGFGG